A stretch of DNA from Desulfallas thermosapovorans DSM 6562:
ATGCTGCAGAAAGGCTACTTACAGACAAAAGAAAAAGCCCTCCCAAAGGAAGGGGCACAAGAAAAAACCTCTTACCAAAGTTTAACACCATCAAGTTGGCAAGTCAAGGAAACCCGCAGCGAATACATGGCTGCCATCTGAAAAGGAGGAATATCCAATGGCGTTACAATTTCACCGCGCACAGCGCAAAAAAGTCAAGCTGCGCCTGGCCTTCGCCGGCCCGGCCGGCAGTGGAAAAACATATAGCGCATTGCAGGTGTCCTTCGGCCTGGGCGGCCGGGTGGCGCTGATTGATACCGAACGCGGCTCGGGCGAACTATACGCCCACCTGGGGGAGTACGATGTTTGCACCCTGGAGGTACCCTTTGTGCCGGAAAAGTACGTGGAGGCCATCCGGGCGGCGGAAAGCGCGGGCTACAACGTAATCATCATCGACAGCCTTTCTCACGCCTGGGCCGGGCCCGGCGGCGTGCTGGACATCCACGGGTACGCCGCGGACAAGGGCGGCAACTCCTGGACCGCCTGGCGGCAGGTAACCCCCAGGCACAACGAACTGGTGGACGCCATGCTGCAGTCCAGGTGCCATATCATCGCCACCCTGCGCTCCAAGATGGAGCACGTCCAGGTGGTGGAAAACGGCAAGACGGTGGTCAAGAAGGTGGGCATGAACCCCATCCAGCGGGACGGGCTGGAGTACGAGTTCACGGTATTCCTGGACCTGGATTACAACCACACCGCCAGCGCCACCAAGGACCGCACCGGGTTGTTTGACGGGCTGGTGTTCAAACCGAGTGCGGAAACCGGCGCCAGGTTGCTGGAGTGGCTGGAAACCGGTGTGGAAGTGCTGCCCCGGGCCGGCCGGCAGCCCAGCCTGACGGTGGTGGGCGGCGGGCAGGCAGAAGCTGGCGGTGCAGCAGGCGGCAACGCGGGCGGTGCCGGGGAAAACTGCACCTGGCCCGCACCTGAGGCGGATACCGGCACCGGCAATTCGATGGGGCACGGGCCGGGGGAAGCGGTAAACCCGCCGGCTCTGGAGCGGGACACCTTTGACCGCCAGCAACAGGCCGCGGGGCATGCCGGGCGGCTGCAAAACACCGGGGGAAATCACACACGCAGCACCGCTCCCTCCGGGCCGGACCAGCCCGCCCGGCAGCCCCGGGCAGCCGCCCAGGCTCCGGCCACCCAGGCCCAGCTGAAGAAGATATTCGCCACGGCCGGTGAAGCCGGATTGGACGAAACGGCACTGCACCAGCTTATCGAACAGAAAACCGGCAAGCAATCGGCCAGGGAGCTGACCAAACCCGAGGCCAGCCGGGTGATTGAACTACTCCTGAGCATGGCCGGCGGCAGGCCAAACCCCAAACCCGAATCGGCACCGCTCCCGCCCCGGGCGGCAAACGGCGGCAGAATGCGGCTGTTTTAGCGTATTCCTATAAAAATGCTGGCCCGCCCGCGACGGGAGAGCCAATACCTTCGGGTGGCCGGGACCGGTGACGACCGACACCGGCTTGGCGGCGGGCCGGCTTATACAGCGGACACAACCCCTGCCCCTAATAGGGGCGGCGGAAGCCGCCCCATGCGCTAACGCGCAATACGTTGGGGACATTCCTCGACCCCAAAACCCTGACCCCAAAGCTGAGGTGTGTCCCCTGACCGCTATACTGGTGGCAAAAGCTAATTGAACATAACCACATTACCCCCAAAGGAGGATCACATAAAATGCACATTACCAAACTGGCCCTGCACAATTTCCGCAACCACAGAAACACCGCCGTCGAGCTGGACCGGCTAAACATATTTGTCGGGCGCAACAACAGCGGCAAATCCAGCATCCTGGCCGCCATCGAGTGGGCCCTGACCGGGCGCAATCTGTGGACCGACCGGGCTGGCCGGGGAGCGGGCGACCTGGTCACCCGCAAAGAGAAAAACTGCCAGGTGGGGCTGGAACTGGCCGGCCTGGGCGGTGTGGTCCGGGCCATGCCACCCCACACCCTCACCGTGGGCAAAAGCCGGAACATCCAGGAAGGACAGGCCGCCATCCACCACCACCTGGAGGCAGACGAACAATTGATTCAGCTGGTCCTAAACGCCGGCTCCTTTATTAACCTGCCCCCCGCGGAACAAAAAGCGTTCCTGTTCGCGTTGTGCGGCATCTCCTGCACCGCGGAAGAAATAGCCGGCGCCACCGTGCAGTACCTGCGCGGCACCGGGGTGGCAGACGAGCAGGCCAGGGAAGCGGCCTCCAGGGTAAAGGCCCTGCTGCCCCCGGGATTCGGCGGAGACCCCGCCATCCTGGAAGGCATGGAAAAGCGGGCCCGGGAACAGCGCCGGGAGGCCAAAAAAGACCTGGAGCGCACCCGGGCGGCGCTGGCCGAAATGGAACTGCCCAACCTGCCGGACGGCCTGGACCTGGAAGACAAAGAAGCCGTGGAAAGACAGCTGGCCGAGCTGGAACGGGAGAAAAACGAACTGCTCAAAGCCCACGGCGCGCGCCGGGCCGCACAGGAGAACCTGGCCCGGTGCCGGGAGCGGGTCAATAAGCTGGCTGCTGAACTGGAACGGTTAAACGAGGAAAAAAGCAGGCTGGAGCGGGAAACGGCGGGCCGGGACCGGGAAGAACTAGCTCAGAAGTTGGGCCAGGTGAAAGCGCAAGCAGAACAGGCCGCGAACACGGCGGCCGAATACGACCGGGAACTGGCCGCGCTGCAGGCCGCGGACCGGGCCAGGCGGGCGGTGGTGGAAAAACTGCAGGCCTTCGACGGCCGGTGCCCCCTGGCCCCGGAACTGATTGCCTGCCGCATGAGCGGGGGCGAAGTACAGGAACTAATCAACCAGTTGGAACTGGAAAACGCTGCTGCCGACGAGAAAGTTGACCACCTCCGGGCCGGCATCCGCAAAACGCAGGAGCAAAAACAGGCCCTGCAGCACCGGGCCGGCGCAATAGAGAAAACCCTGACCGAACTGGACGCCGACCGAACCGCACTGCACGGCCTGGACGAAGCCATCGCCCGCACACAGAGGGAACTGGACAACACCTGGCAGGAGGCGGCCGCCTGGGAAGAAACCCTGCACAAAAGCGGGGCCGACCCCGAAGAAATCGACCGCCTGCAGGGGCGCATCGACCAGGGGCGGGGTATTTTGAGCCAGCTGGAAGTGGCTGCCCACGGTCGCCAACAGGCCCGCCAGCTGCAGCAGGACCTGGAAGTTTTGGAAAAGGAACTGGCCGTCACCGAGCGCATGGTCAAGGCCCTGGGGCCGGACGGCATCCGCAAAACCCTGCTGGGCGACCGGATAGCCGGGCTGACGGAAGAGATCAACACCCTGCTGGCCGCCTTCACCGACGAACGCTACCAGATCACCTGGAAGGAAGACTATACACCCCTGGTACACCGGGACGGCTCGGTGCTGCCCGTCAAGCTGCTCTCCAAAAGCGAGCAGCTCCGGGTGGGTATCGCGCTGCAGGCCGCCATCGCCAGAATGACCGGGCTGAACTTCATAGCTGTTGACGAAGTGGACATGCTGGACCAGGACAACCGGGATTTGCTCACGGGTACCCTGCTGGGCATGCTGGACCAGTTCGACCAAATCATGCTCTTTTGCACTGTGGGCGACGTAATCCCTCAAAACCCCGGGCTGCCGGGTGTGAAAATGTTCTGGGTGGAGGACGGCGCGGTCAGCGAACTGGGCGGCGGGCGCGGCAAGTCCGCCGTGGAAAGGGGTGCCGCCCATGCTGCAGGATAAGAAAATGGGACACACCTCAGCTTTATATGAACGGGGACACACCTCTGTTACGGGGTCGGGTCTATTCGGTCGAGGAATGTCCC
This window harbors:
- a CDS encoding AAA family ATPase, yielding MALQFHRAQRKKVKLRLAFAGPAGSGKTYSALQVSFGLGGRVALIDTERGSGELYAHLGEYDVCTLEVPFVPEKYVEAIRAAESAGYNVIIIDSLSHAWAGPGGVLDIHGYAADKGGNSWTAWRQVTPRHNELVDAMLQSRCHIIATLRSKMEHVQVVENGKTVVKKVGMNPIQRDGLEYEFTVFLDLDYNHTASATKDRTGLFDGLVFKPSAETGARLLEWLETGVEVLPRAGRQPSLTVVGGGQAEAGGAAGGNAGGAGENCTWPAPEADTGTGNSMGHGPGEAVNPPALERDTFDRQQQAAGHAGRLQNTGGNHTRSTAPSGPDQPARQPRAAAQAPATQAQLKKIFATAGEAGLDETALHQLIEQKTGKQSARELTKPEASRVIELLLSMAGGRPNPKPESAPLPPRAANGGRMRLF
- a CDS encoding AAA family ATPase, translated to MHITKLALHNFRNHRNTAVELDRLNIFVGRNNSGKSSILAAIEWALTGRNLWTDRAGRGAGDLVTRKEKNCQVGLELAGLGGVVRAMPPHTLTVGKSRNIQEGQAAIHHHLEADEQLIQLVLNAGSFINLPPAEQKAFLFALCGISCTAEEIAGATVQYLRGTGVADEQAREAASRVKALLPPGFGGDPAILEGMEKRAREQRREAKKDLERTRAALAEMELPNLPDGLDLEDKEAVERQLAELEREKNELLKAHGARRAAQENLARCRERVNKLAAELERLNEEKSRLERETAGRDREELAQKLGQVKAQAEQAANTAAEYDRELAALQAADRARRAVVEKLQAFDGRCPLAPELIACRMSGGEVQELINQLELENAAADEKVDHLRAGIRKTQEQKQALQHRAGAIEKTLTELDADRTALHGLDEAIARTQRELDNTWQEAAAWEETLHKSGADPEEIDRLQGRIDQGRGILSQLEVAAHGRQQARQLQQDLEVLEKELAVTERMVKALGPDGIRKTLLGDRIAGLTEEINTLLAAFTDERYQITWKEDYTPLVHRDGSVLPVKLLSKSEQLRVGIALQAAIARMTGLNFIAVDEVDMLDQDNRDLLTGTLLGMLDQFDQIMLFCTVGDVIPQNPGLPGVKMFWVEDGAVSELGGGRGKSAVERGAAHAAG